The following are encoded in a window of Vigna unguiculata cultivar IT97K-499-35 chromosome 8, ASM411807v1, whole genome shotgun sequence genomic DNA:
- the LOC114194577 gene encoding LOW QUALITY PROTEIN: zinc finger CCCH domain-containing protein 3-like (The sequence of the model RefSeq protein was modified relative to this genomic sequence to represent the inferred CDS: inserted 1 base in 1 codon) encodes MPENRQVLRNADSTPSGDNIEEAIRRLKINDNWDRDAAAQSTQYPDRPGEPDCLYYLRTGMCGYGSNCRYHHPAHISIGSHYGEELPXRTGQPDCEYFLKTGTCKYGSTCKYHHPKDRRGAAPVSFNTLGLPMRQEEKSCPYYMRTGSCKFGVACKFHHPQHASIGAYPLAGSPTSTIIPTSGLPYAGGFPAWSAVPRVSYLSGQGVQSYVPPFLSSSQGIIPVQSWNNYMGSMNPTMPTGYLGSNLVYDFMNLGESLFGGQAINSALPNRPDQPECRYFMSTGTCKYGSDCKFHHPKERISQSLINPLGLPVRPGQAVCSYYRIYGMCKFGPTCKFDHPVLTIPQNYGLTSPALALDAPLISNQRGLSSVQPPETSPSKLSSDNKLQHSDAKAATEDSSKQADTTPNSFPASSEPLHD; translated from the exons ATGCCAGAAAACAGGCAGGTTCTCAGGAATGCTGATTCTACACCTTCTGGTGACAACATTGAAG AAGCGATTCGCCGTTTGAAAATCAATGATAATTGGGATAGAGATGCTGCAGCTCAATCTACCCAATATCCAGATCGACCCGGTGAACCCGATTGCTTGTATTATTTGAGGACTGGAATGTGTGGTTATGGGAGTAACTGTCGCTACCATCACCCTGCTCATATTTCAATT GGTTCTCATTATGGTGAAGAACTCC AGAGGACCGGGCAACCTGATTGTGAG TATTTTCTTAAGACAGGGACATGCAAATATGGATCAACATGTAAATACCATCATCCAAAGGACAGGCGTGGTGCTGCTCCTGTGTCATTCAATACTTTAGGTCTTCCAATGCGTCAG GAAGAAAAATCATGTCCCTATTACATGAGAACCGGGTCTTGTAAGTTTGGTGTTGCATGCAAGTTTCATCATCCACAGCATGCTTCCATTGGAGCATATCCCTTGGCTGGATCTCCTACCTCAACAATTATCCCTACATCAGGTTTACCATATGCTGGAGGGTTTCCTGCATGGTCAGCAGTACCAAGAGTGTCATATTTATCTGGGCAAGGTGTTCAATCTTATGTGCctccttttctctcttcttcacaAGGCATTATACCCGTGCAGAGCTGGAACAACTACATG GGAAGTATGAACCCAACAATGCCTACTGGTTATCTTGGATCTAATCTTGTTTATGACTTCATGAATCTGGGGGAGTCACTTTTCGGCGGGCAGGCGATAAATTCAGCTCTCCCAAATCGACCTGATCAACCAGAATGTAGATACTTTATGAGCACTGGGACCTGCAAATATGGATCCGATTGCAAGTTCCACCATCCAAAGGAAAGAATATCTCAATCATTAATAAATCCACTTGGCCTTCCTGTGAGACCT GGGCAAGCTGTGTGCTCTTACTACAGAATCTATGGAATGTGCAAATTTGGTCCAACATGCAAATTTGATCATCCAGTTTTGACTATCCCTCAGAACTATGGCTTGACTTCACCTGCTCTAGCACTTGATGCTCCTCTTATTAGTAACCAAAGAGGGTTATCAAGTGTACAACCACCTGAGACATCTCCTTCTAAATTATCAAGCGACAACAAGCTTCAGCACTCTGATGCAAAAGCTGCCACAGAAGATTCATCCAAACAAGCTGATACTACACCAAACTCCTTCCCAGCCTCCTCAGAGCCTTTACATGACTAA
- the LOC114195447 gene encoding alpha-galactosidase-like: protein MKCISSLSLCFLLCLCAIQSVSSENAIVPPRGWNSYDAFSWIISEEEYLQNANILSEKLLSHGYEYAVVDFLWYRSLKGDRNSIGFDMIDEWGRMLPDPEKWPSSGGGRGFTDVANKVHNMSLKFGIHLMAGISTQAFNNNTPILDTTTGQPYTESGRVWNAKDIGIPSRACRWLNNSFMAINVTTGAGKAFLRSIYELYASWGVDFVKLDCVFGEDLDLGEITSVSEILNGLNNSIVFSLSPGVSATPEMAQMVSSLVNMYRVTKDDWDAWPAILSHFNVSRDFAASNLTGAQGLKGKSWPDLDMLPFGWLTDADAHEGPHRSTNLTQDEQRTQMTLWCMAKSPIMYGGDLRNIDPQTFDLITNPTLLEINSFSSNNQEFPHIATLDSAKTDGIRSWIATGRNGEIYVAFFNLNDEKTTISANVVDLTIVQPGGRTLSVYEGTETWSGTLIRTNDTFSAEVAGHGSALFVLRSS, encoded by the exons ATGAAATGCATCTCATCTCTCTCTCTTTGCTTCCTGCTATGTCTATGTGCAATTCAAAG TGTGTCATCTGAAAACGCTATCGTCCCTCCAAGAGGTTGGAACTCCTACGATGCATTTAGCTGGATCATTTCTGAAGAAGAATACTTACAGAATGCTAATATACTTTCTGAAAAGTTGCTTTCTCATGGATACGAG TATGCTGTTGTGGATTTCCTCTGGTATAGGAGTCTGAAGGGTGACAGAAATTCTATTGGTTTTGACATGATTGATGAATGGGGAAGAATGCTCCCTGATCCTGAAAAATGGCCTTCTTCAGGAGGAGGAAGAGGGTTCACTGATGTAGCAAACAAAGTTCATAATATGAGTCTCAAGTTTGGGATTCATCTTATGGCTGGAATCAGTACGCAAGCATTCAATAACAACACGCCAATACTAGATACAACTACG GGACAACCCTACACGGAATCTGGTCGAGTGTGGAACGCAAAAGACATTGGAATCCCATCAAGGGCTTGTAGATGGTTGAATAACAGTTTCATGGCTATAAATGTAACAACAGGAGCTGGAAAAGCCTTTCTAAGATCAATTTATGAGTTATATGCTTCATGGGGAGTTGATTTTG TGAAACTAGATTGTGTATTTGGCGAGGACCTGGATTTGGGTGAGATAACATCTGTATCAGAG ATTCTAAATGGCCTTAACAATTCCATTGTATTTTCCCTGTCTCCTGGAGTAAGTGCAACACCAGAAATGGCTCAGATGGTTAGTAGTCTGGTTAACATGTACCGTGTAACAAAAGATGACTGGGATGCATGGCCAGCAATATTATCTCATTTTAATGTATCAAG AGACTTTGCCGCATCAAATTTAACAGGAGCACAAGGTCTCAAGGGAAAATCTTGGCCTGATTTGGACATGCTACCATTTGGATGGCTAACTGATGCAG aTGCTCATGAAGGTCCACATAGGTCTACTAATCTTACTCAAGATGAGCAAAGAACTCAG ATGACTTTGTGGTGTATGGCAAAGTCTCCAATTATGTACGGAGGGGATCTACGGAATATTGATCCACAGACCTTTGATCTTATAACAAATCCTACCCTTCTGGAGATAAACTCTTTTAGCTCAAACAATCAAGAG TTTCCTCATATCGCAACATTAGATTCTGCCAAGACCGATGGGATTAGATCTTGGATTGCAACCGGAAGAAATG GGGAGATCTATGTTGCTTTTTTCAATCTAAATGATGAGAAAACAACAATATCTGCAAACGTTGTAGACCTTACTATTGTGCAACCAGGTGGAAGAACGTTGAGCGTTTATGAGGGAACCGAAACGTGGAGTGGAACACTTATAAGAACGAATGATACATTCTCCGCAGAAGTGGCAGGTCATGGAAGTGCGTTGTTTGTCCTTCGTAGCAGTTAA